A genomic window from Deltaproteobacteria bacterium includes:
- the larC gene encoding nickel pincer cofactor biosynthesis protein LarC, with amino-acid sequence MSTLVLEPVGGIAGDMMIGALLHLGAPRAALDDGLRRLALPGVSVDAREVEIAGIRALHVDVRAPRDRHTHRPWREIRDLLSRAHLPSRAAGMAQAAFEVLVKAEARIHGIAPEEVEFHEVGAVDSIVDVVGSAALIEALAPRRILALPPPSGGGTIPAAHGVIPVPSPATLEVLRGRTVRPSGPGERTTPTGAALLAAWSEESLAIPELTIDHIGYGAGTRRWEDAPNLLRALLGRSTVPSDAVWVLEANLDDLSPQLLAAALDSILAAGALDAWIAPVTMKKGRPGHLFGAICDDTRRSAVETEMFRQTSTLGVRATRVERRVLDRELIEVETAYGKVRVKVGRLGGTIANVAPEFEDCRQAAERLGVAVKEVMAAALSAFRGAR; translated from the coding sequence ATGAGCACCCTCGTCCTCGAGCCTGTCGGCGGGATCGCCGGCGACATGATGATCGGCGCCCTGCTGCACCTCGGCGCGCCTCGGGCGGCGCTCGACGACGGTCTGCGGCGTCTCGCTCTTCCCGGCGTCTCCGTCGATGCGCGCGAAGTGGAGATCGCCGGAATCCGCGCGCTCCACGTCGACGTCCGCGCACCACGCGATCGGCACACCCACCGCCCGTGGCGGGAGATCCGCGATCTCCTCTCCCGCGCGCACCTTCCCTCCCGGGCCGCCGGCATGGCGCAGGCCGCCTTCGAGGTGCTCGTCAAGGCGGAAGCGCGCATCCACGGGATCGCGCCCGAGGAGGTCGAGTTCCACGAGGTCGGCGCCGTCGACTCGATCGTCGACGTGGTCGGCAGCGCGGCGCTGATCGAGGCGCTCGCGCCGCGGCGGATTCTCGCCCTGCCTCCGCCTTCCGGCGGCGGAACGATCCCTGCCGCTCATGGCGTCATTCCCGTTCCCTCGCCCGCCACGCTCGAGGTCCTGCGCGGACGGACGGTGCGTCCCAGCGGCCCGGGTGAGCGGACCACGCCCACCGGTGCGGCGCTGCTCGCCGCCTGGAGCGAGGAGTCGCTCGCGATCCCGGAGCTGACCATCGACCATATCGGGTATGGCGCCGGCACCAGGAGGTGGGAAGACGCCCCGAACCTGTTGCGCGCGCTCCTCGGGCGGTCCACGGTCCCCTCGGATGCGGTGTGGGTGCTGGAAGCGAACCTCGACGACCTTTCGCCGCAGCTGCTGGCGGCGGCCCTCGATTCCATCCTTGCCGCCGGCGCACTCGACGCCTGGATTGCCCCTGTGACGATGAAGAAGGGGCGGCCGGGACACCTTTTCGGCGCGATCTGCGACGACACACGCCGGAGCGCCGTCGAAACCGAGATGTTCAGGCAGACCAGCACCCTCGGGGTTCGGGCGACGCGCGTCGAGCGCCGCGTGCTCGACCGGGAGCTCATCGAGGTCGAGACCGCGTACGGAAAAGTGCGCGTCAAGGTAGGACGGCTCGGGGGAACGATCGCCAACGTGGCACCGGAGTTCGAGGACTGCAGGCAGGCAGCCGAGCGCTTGGGCGTCGCGGTGAAGGAGGTGATGGCGGCGGCTCTCTCGGCATTTCGTGGAGCACGCTGA
- the larB gene encoding nickel pincer cofactor biosynthesis protein LarB, producing the protein MDARALRDFLERVKSGELAVEDAARLLTELPVQQISDFAQLDGERALRMGVPEVIFGERKRPEQIGALVERLVTLGQAVLVTRMAPEAEAAALAAAPRGRYDPVSRTFTAPPAAGIPPREGLVAVVCAGTTDIPVAEEACATAHVVGAQVERVYDVGISGLHRLLRRAPALREADALVVCAGMEGALPSVVGGLVARPVIAVPTSVGYGASLGGIAALLAMLNSCAANVTVVNIDNGFGAGFVAALIARQSHAVRDARDRRQEARPR; encoded by the coding sequence ATGGACGCGCGGGCGCTGCGTGACTTTCTCGAGCGGGTCAAATCGGGCGAGCTGGCGGTAGAGGACGCCGCTCGCCTCCTGACGGAGCTTCCCGTCCAGCAGATCTCCGACTTCGCGCAGCTCGACGGCGAGCGCGCGCTCCGCATGGGCGTGCCGGAGGTGATCTTCGGCGAGCGGAAGCGGCCCGAGCAGATCGGCGCGCTCGTCGAGCGGCTGGTCACGCTCGGCCAGGCCGTTCTGGTCACGCGCATGGCGCCGGAGGCCGAGGCGGCGGCGCTCGCGGCTGCTCCCCGGGGCCGCTACGACCCGGTCTCGCGCACGTTCACGGCCCCTCCGGCCGCCGGGATTCCGCCGCGGGAAGGTCTGGTCGCCGTGGTCTGCGCCGGCACCACCGACATCCCGGTGGCGGAAGAGGCATGCGCGACCGCCCACGTCGTCGGAGCGCAGGTCGAGCGCGTCTATGACGTCGGCATCTCCGGCCTGCACCGCCTGCTGCGGCGGGCGCCGGCGCTGCGCGAGGCCGATGCGCTCGTCGTCTGCGCCGGGATGGAAGGCGCGCTGCCGTCGGTCGTCGGGGGGCTGGTAGCGCGTCCCGTGATCGCCGTCCCGACCAGCGTCGGCTATGGCGCCTCCCTGGGTGGAATCGCGGCTCTCCTGGCGATGCTGAACTCCTGCGCCGCAAACGTCACGGTGGTGAACATCGACAATGGCTTCGGCGCCGGCTTCGTGGCCGCGCTGATCGCGCGCCAGTCGCACGCCGTGCGGGACGCCAGAGACCGCCGGCAGGAGGCGCGGCCGCGATGA
- a CDS encoding chemotaxis protein CheA, whose protein sequence is MAETPHKYLHAFIAEATEQLEQLASELVRIEQESPGGALWDSIFRRVHSVKGSAATIGLSAIVDIAHAAETLIGKLKARNAKPERSHVDLLLQATDGLVQEVQHASGTAQGPREGEKAPAAIAARLSAASAALPDAFPLAAVPKVAKKVVADPSLPRLDVAFALSKACQAPGARSLIVQRKLKALGVLLEMDPQPTALMQKKGGVRVTALLATARPVEQVRAAFDGIPEVEDVEVRLAPAPTASGPQPVEPQPGGAVRMVTDAPMPDDGRTDATVRVRAQALDQLLDQAAEVLHGIARLREAARKLPENASGQFEAEIDRLRRNARDLHGRVMNARLTPFSSLTERLPRAVRDLAHRLGKEVELEVQGGEVELDRTVIEALADPLTHLVRNAVDHGLETSAQRISMGKSLRGLLVLCARRERDKVLVEVSDDGAGFDAERLRQRAIDMGTLSPDKVGEITEQQSYELAFLPGLSTREEATDLSGRGVGLDAVKAAVEGLGGKIGLRSAPGKGSRFTLELPLSVSMANLLLVQVGGELYGLPMSRVVATTEYDLSARGGEGFEARSLAVMGQLVRAYSLAKLFGLPSLAPPGPRPFAVLEVDGITFALSVDRLVGQEEAVLKPLFAPIDRIKGLAGTTVLGNGRPLLVLDPRGLHELAEASQRMRGAA, encoded by the coding sequence ATGGCGGAGACCCCCCACAAGTACCTGCACGCTTTCATCGCGGAAGCGACCGAGCAACTCGAGCAGCTCGCTTCCGAGCTGGTGCGCATCGAGCAGGAGTCGCCGGGCGGAGCGCTCTGGGATTCCATCTTCCGGCGCGTGCATTCGGTGAAAGGGAGCGCCGCAACCATCGGCCTCTCCGCCATCGTCGACATCGCGCACGCGGCGGAGACGCTGATCGGCAAGCTCAAGGCGCGCAACGCGAAACCGGAGCGCAGCCACGTCGATCTGCTGCTCCAGGCGACCGACGGCCTCGTCCAGGAGGTGCAGCACGCGTCGGGAACGGCGCAAGGCCCGCGCGAGGGCGAGAAGGCGCCCGCCGCGATCGCCGCAAGGCTCTCGGCGGCGTCGGCCGCGCTGCCCGATGCGTTTCCCCTCGCGGCGGTGCCGAAGGTGGCGAAGAAGGTGGTCGCCGATCCTTCGCTCCCCAGGCTGGACGTCGCGTTCGCGCTGTCCAAGGCGTGCCAGGCGCCGGGCGCGCGAAGCCTGATCGTGCAGCGGAAGCTGAAAGCGCTGGGGGTGCTCCTGGAGATGGACCCGCAGCCGACGGCGCTGATGCAGAAAAAGGGCGGCGTGCGGGTCACCGCGCTGCTCGCCACGGCGCGTCCGGTCGAGCAGGTCCGCGCGGCTTTCGACGGGATTCCGGAAGTGGAAGACGTCGAGGTGCGCCTCGCGCCAGCGCCGACGGCCAGCGGACCCCAGCCCGTGGAGCCGCAGCCGGGCGGCGCGGTGCGAATGGTCACGGATGCGCCGATGCCCGACGACGGGAGGACGGACGCGACGGTCCGCGTCCGTGCCCAGGCGCTCGATCAGCTTCTCGACCAGGCGGCGGAGGTGCTGCACGGCATCGCCAGACTCCGCGAAGCCGCCCGGAAGCTGCCCGAGAACGCTTCCGGACAGTTCGAGGCCGAGATCGATCGGCTGCGCCGGAACGCCCGCGACCTGCATGGCCGCGTGATGAACGCACGCCTGACCCCGTTCTCCTCCCTCACGGAGCGTCTTCCACGTGCCGTTCGCGATCTGGCGCACCGGTTGGGCAAGGAAGTGGAGCTCGAAGTGCAGGGCGGGGAGGTCGAGCTCGATCGCACCGTGATCGAGGCGCTGGCGGACCCGCTCACGCACCTCGTCCGCAACGCCGTCGATCACGGTCTGGAGACCAGCGCCCAGCGCATCTCGATGGGGAAGTCGCTGCGCGGCCTGCTGGTGCTGTGCGCGCGCCGCGAGCGCGACAAGGTCCTGGTGGAGGTCAGCGACGACGGCGCGGGCTTCGACGCGGAGCGGCTACGCCAGCGCGCCATCGACATGGGAACGCTCTCGCCGGACAAGGTGGGCGAGATCACCGAGCAGCAGAGTTACGAGCTGGCATTCTTGCCCGGCCTCTCGACGCGCGAGGAAGCAACGGATCTCTCCGGCCGGGGTGTGGGCCTCGACGCCGTGAAGGCCGCGGTGGAAGGCCTGGGCGGCAAGATCGGGCTGCGCTCGGCGCCGGGAAAGGGCTCGCGGTTCACCCTCGAGCTCCCCCTCAGCGTCTCCATGGCGAATCTTCTTCTCGTGCAGGTGGGAGGCGAGCTGTACGGGTTGCCGATGAGCCGCGTCGTTGCCACCACCGAGTACGATCTCTCCGCGCGCGGAGGAGAGGGGTTCGAGGCGAGGTCGCTGGCGGTGATGGGACAGCTCGTGCGTGCGTACTCGCTGGCGAAACTTTTCGGGCTACCGTCGCTCGCGCCTCCCGGGCCCCGGCCGTTCGCGGTGCTGGAAGTCGACGGCATCACCTTCGCGCTCTCGGTCGACCGGCTGGTCGGCCAGGAAGAAGCGGTGCTGAAGCCGCTCTTTGCGCCGATCGATCGGATCAAGGGGCTCGCCGGAACCACCGTCCTCGGAAACGGCCGGCCGCTGCTGGTGCTCGATCCCCGCGGGCTGCACGAGCTGGCGGAAGCTTCCCAGCGGATGCGGGGGGCGGCCTGA